A genomic stretch from Leptotrichia sp. HSP-536 includes:
- a CDS encoding copper homeostasis protein CutC produces the protein MRKYTLEICTDSVESAINAEKGGGTRLELCSNLIIGGTTPAASLFKEVRKNVSIPINVLIRPRFGDFLYSEYELEIMRNEIKMFRNLGADGIVTGVLTKDGKIDIENMEKFILEAKGIPVTFHRAFDVCKNPISAFYQLKKLNINTILTSGQAENCLKGKNLLKYLVGLSNEDNEKKPEILVGAGLNRKNIKEIISFTGASNFHFSAKKIKQSEMLYRKENVNMGLKEFSEFEILETDENLVREMSEYLKNIFD, from the coding sequence ATGAGAAAATATACTCTTGAAATATGTACAGATAGTGTGGAATCCGCAATAAATGCTGAAAAAGGCGGAGGTACAAGGCTTGAATTGTGTAGTAATTTAATAATTGGAGGTACTACACCTGCAGCAAGTCTTTTTAAAGAAGTCCGAAAAAATGTAAGTATTCCGATAAATGTCCTGATAAGACCAAGATTCGGAGATTTTCTATATTCGGAATATGAATTGGAGATTATGAGAAATGAAATAAAAATGTTTAGAAATCTAGGAGCTGACGGGATAGTTACAGGAGTTTTAACTAAAGATGGAAAAATAGATATTGAAAATATGGAAAAATTTATTTTGGAAGCAAAGGGCATACCAGTAACTTTTCATAGAGCCTTTGATGTGTGTAAAAATCCTATAAGTGCATTTTACCAGTTAAAAAAATTAAACATAAATACAATATTAACATCAGGACAGGCAGAAAATTGCTTAAAAGGAAAAAACTTATTAAAATATCTTGTTGGACTTTCTAATGAAGATAATGAAAAAAAACCTGAAATACTTGTGGGAGCAGGATTAAATAGAAAAAATATTAAAGAGATAATAAGTTTTACAGGTGCAAGTAATTTTCATTTTTCTGCAAAAAAAATAAAGCAAAGTGAAATGCTGTATCGAAAAGAAAATGTGAATATGGGCTTGAAGGAATTTAGCGAGTTTGAAATTCTTGAGACAGATGAAAATTTAGTAAGGGAAATGTCTGAATATTTAAAAAATATATTTGATTAA
- a CDS encoding MazG nucleotide pyrophosphohydrolase domain-containing protein, whose translation MLNNKNNNNSDDMTLKEVQYLIKQIEKGTLGKRKREKTPQERKENGQRLVLKLIEEFGELAENIRKNVRYDGKNIKGTIEEEVFDVFYYIIAIANDYEIDLEKIFYIKDEVNEIKYGREFSIYEAREKWKNKNKEKE comes from the coding sequence GTGTTGAATAACAAAAATAATAATAATAGTGATGATATGACGCTTAAGGAAGTACAGTATTTGATAAAACAGATAGAAAAAGGGACTTTAGGTAAAAGAAAAAGAGAAAAAACTCCACAGGAAAGAAAAGAAAATGGACAAAGGCTTGTTTTGAAATTAATTGAGGAATTTGGAGAACTTGCTGAAAATATTAGAAAAAATGTCAGATATGATGGAAAAAATATAAAAGGGACAATTGAAGAGGAAGTATTTGATGTTTTTTATTATATTATTGCGATTGCAAATGATTATGAGATTGATTTGGAAAAAATTTTTTATATTAAGGATGAAGTTAATGAAATAAAATATGGCAGAGAATTTTCGATTTATGAAGCTAGGGAGAAATGGAAAAATAAAAATAAAGAAAAAGAATAA
- a CDS encoding bifunctional metallophosphatase/5'-nucleotidase yields the protein MTAENANTSSKKREVSIKILGTSDVHGRILAWNYAADEEDKSGSYAQISTLVKKIREKNKNVILVEVGDAIQDNWIEKFAMVPKHPVPEILNYIGYDIFVPGNHEFNFGMPTLSNILRDMKCKKLTANLYYHENAENDTNFSKDKSRYLDATTIIEKEGVKIGIIGLSTPMSAQFEEDTGYLKDFYFVSPIKETQKQIKKLKQEGANAIVVVAHMGIENENGIPETGVRDLANAVPEIDVIVAGHMHQNIPKEIINGVLITEPHRYGTFVSEVDLKFEIDGKNIKLISKDSTTVRVKNEESDEKIEEIYKPFHHRLCVIADEEIGETLNDMVPKEKHHGVSAAFGKDTGMSSFITDVELYYSGADVVSFAYNYENVRLDKGKIRRKDIVYNYRYTGGDVTIYEMTGKQLKDYMEWAADYFDTIQAGDTEYRYNPERANGKYVTFDIFGGVKYKIDLRNEKGSKITNLMLVNGTKITPEMKLKVGMNAYRFEQLARKGGIFNGQEIPVLWASKEAIGNIKGTIQNMMIDYIRTVKNGVIDGKSHNNWEIIGL from the coding sequence ATGACAGCAGAAAATGCGAATACTTCTTCGAAAAAGCGGGAAGTAAGTATAAAAATACTGGGAACGAGCGATGTTCATGGAAGGATACTTGCTTGGAACTATGCGGCTGATGAAGAGGATAAGTCAGGTTCTTATGCACAGATTTCGACATTGGTGAAAAAAATTAGAGAAAAAAATAAAAATGTGATTTTAGTTGAAGTTGGGGATGCGATTCAGGATAACTGGATAGAAAAATTTGCAATGGTGCCGAAACATCCTGTTCCAGAAATATTGAACTATATAGGATATGATATTTTTGTGCCAGGAAATCACGAATTCAACTTTGGAATGCCGACTTTATCGAATATTTTGAGGGATATGAAATGTAAAAAATTAACTGCCAATTTGTATTACCACGAAAATGCCGAAAATGACACTAATTTTTCAAAAGATAAAAGCAGGTATTTGGACGCAACGACAATTATTGAAAAAGAAGGTGTGAAAATTGGGATTATTGGGCTTTCTACTCCGATGTCGGCACAATTTGAGGAAGACACAGGCTATTTAAAGGATTTTTATTTTGTGTCACCAATAAAGGAAACTCAAAAGCAAATAAAAAAATTGAAGCAAGAAGGAGCAAATGCCATTGTTGTTGTGGCTCATATGGGGATTGAAAACGAAAACGGGATTCCTGAAACTGGAGTGAGGGATTTGGCAAATGCAGTGCCTGAGATTGATGTGATTGTGGCAGGGCATATGCACCAGAATATTCCAAAAGAGATAATTAACGGCGTTCTTATTACAGAACCGCACAGATATGGAACATTTGTCTCAGAAGTTGATTTGAAATTTGAAATTGATGGTAAAAATATTAAATTAATAAGTAAGGATTCCACAACAGTTCGAGTAAAAAATGAAGAATCTGACGAAAAAATTGAAGAAATTTATAAGCCGTTTCATCACAGGCTTTGTGTTATTGCAGACGAAGAGATTGGGGAAACTTTAAATGACATGGTTCCAAAAGAAAAACATCACGGTGTATCGGCTGCATTTGGGAAAGACACAGGAATGTCCTCGTTCATAACGGATGTAGAACTTTATTACAGTGGTGCTGACGTTGTTTCATTTGCATACAATTATGAAAATGTAAGACTGGACAAAGGTAAAATCAGAAGAAAAGACATAGTTTACAACTACCGTTACACAGGTGGAGATGTTACAATCTATGAAATGACTGGAAAACAGTTAAAAGACTATATGGAATGGGCTGCTGACTATTTTGACACAATTCAGGCTGGAGATACTGAATATCGCTACAATCCAGAACGTGCCAATGGAAAATACGTAACTTTTGATATTTTTGGCGGAGTGAAATATAAAATTGACTTAAGAAATGAAAAAGGCAGTAAAATTACCAATCTGATGTTAGTAAATGGAACAAAAATAACTCCTGAAATGAAACTGAAAGTTGGAATGAACGCTTACAGATTTGAGCAGCTGGCTAGAAAAGGCGGTATTTTTAATGGGCAGGAAATACCAGTATTATGGGCATCCAAAGAAGCGATCGGAAATATAAAGGGAACTATCCAGAATATGATGATTGATTATATCCGAACTGTAAAAAATGGTGTAATTGACGGAAAAAGCCATAATAACTGGGAAATAATAGGATTATAA
- a CDS encoding adhesion protein FadA, which produces MKKVGILFMLLSALSFSATSKTATSKKSSKTAASKTTTAKKSSKTVQALSVTNRFNQLEEEFERLLNMEDQEYNKLKATAEAAAERLAEKSAQKAQIEEKIEKIQASASNTKTFKAQYGDIIKQYKLVVKSLDAEIKSLTKTVENFAAIESVKGN; this is translated from the coding sequence ATGAAAAAAGTTGGAATTTTATTTATGCTTTTAAGTGCTTTATCATTTTCAGCAACTTCAAAAACAGCAACTTCAAAAAAATCTTCAAAAACAGCAGCTTCAAAAACAACAACTGCGAAAAAATCTTCAAAAACAGTACAAGCTCTATCAGTAACTAATAGATTTAATCAACTTGAAGAAGAATTTGAAAGATTATTAAATATGGAAGATCAAGAGTATAACAAATTAAAAGCAACTGCTGAAGCAGCGGCTGAAAGATTAGCAGAAAAGAGTGCTCAAAAAGCTCAAATAGAAGAAAAAATTGAAAAAATTCAAGCATCTGCATCAAATACAAAAACATTCAAAGCACAATATGGTGATATAATTAAACAATATAAACTTGTTGTTAAATCATTAGATGCTGAAATTAAATCTTTAACTAAAACAGTTGAAAATTTTGCAGCTATAGAATCAGTTAAAGGAAATTAA
- a CDS encoding RelA/SpoT family protein encodes MDRKETLKNEKNEKSEILKNDWKMTADEMENTKIPEVVNKSYDELLQQLEDRIKKNNLDVDMDKILAAFVLAYGAHEGQKRKSGENYILHPVEVVEILADMKMDTDTIVAGLLHDVVEDTQITLADIEYQFGSDVKKLVDGVTKLRNLPRNFNGKVENRRKMVIAMSRDLRVVIIKLADRLHNMRTLKFMKPEKQLEKSHETIEIYAPIAHRIGMARMKWELEDISFRFLYPKEYYEIKEQVNSKRREREEYTERFIKKIEQELEKNNIKAEVTGRPKHLYSIYRKMIKKQKRFVDLYDLIAIRIIVEEKTECYSVLGVIHNSFEPVFERFKDYISRPKINGYQSVHTTVKGPDNQNVEIQIRTEKMHEIAEEGVAAHWKYKENKSKSKDEKFYANIKKLMQGDKEALEFAKEVTGNMLKKTIFIFTPKGEVVELPRDSTALDFAFQIHTKLGYKTIGAKVNGRIVPLNQKLNNVDRVEIITSKYPKGPGKDWLEMVNNHSSRSKIRKWFKDKEFEEKSKEGEQILEKEFERIGLKLKDVLEDERAFFYTKKFNINDNKTLFYRFAIGDLSLEGFINKFEKKEEKDLETVLEEETEKGNKQKKRNGNGVKISGTENTMYRFAKCCSPLPGDEIRGYVTRGRGIAIHRADCDNFILLMEKEPEREVDVYWDESAINANSIYEFNFTIKAADRNGLLLDIIRILNEHKISLINVNTNNSKENGNKRIFIHLRITVRSREDFDKLAKNLMSMKEVIEIIKK; translated from the coding sequence ATGGACAGAAAAGAAACTTTGAAAAATGAAAAAAACGAGAAAAGTGAAATTTTAAAAAATGATTGGAAAATGACAGCTGATGAAATGGAAAATACAAAGATTCCTGAAGTAGTGAATAAAAGTTATGATGAATTACTTCAGCAGCTGGAAGATAGAATTAAAAAAAATAATCTAGATGTAGATATGGATAAAATATTAGCGGCTTTTGTACTTGCTTATGGAGCACACGAAGGACAAAAACGTAAAAGTGGTGAAAATTATATTCTTCATCCTGTGGAAGTTGTGGAAATTCTGGCAGATATGAAAATGGATACGGATACAATTGTAGCTGGACTTTTGCATGATGTGGTTGAAGATACGCAAATTACTTTGGCAGATATAGAATATCAGTTTGGGTCAGATGTAAAAAAATTGGTAGATGGAGTTACAAAACTTAGGAATTTGCCAAGAAATTTCAATGGGAAAGTTGAAAATAGAAGAAAAATGGTAATAGCAATGTCACGAGATCTCCGAGTTGTAATTATAAAGCTGGCGGACAGGCTTCATAATATGCGAACGCTAAAATTCATGAAACCTGAAAAACAGCTGGAAAAATCACATGAAACAATTGAAATTTATGCGCCAATTGCTCATAGAATTGGGATGGCAAGAATGAAATGGGAACTTGAGGATATAAGTTTTAGATTTCTGTACCCAAAGGAATATTATGAAATTAAGGAACAGGTAAATTCAAAAAGGCGTGAACGGGAAGAGTACACGGAAAGATTTATTAAAAAAATAGAACAGGAACTTGAAAAAAATAATATAAAAGCAGAAGTTACAGGACGGCCAAAACATTTGTACAGTATTTATCGAAAAATGATTAAAAAGCAAAAAAGATTTGTAGATTTGTATGATTTAATTGCAATAAGGATTATTGTTGAGGAAAAAACGGAATGTTATAGTGTACTGGGAGTGATTCATAATTCCTTTGAGCCAGTGTTTGAAAGATTTAAGGATTATATTTCAAGACCGAAGATAAATGGATACCAGTCTGTTCATACAACTGTAAAAGGTCCAGATAATCAGAATGTTGAAATTCAGATTAGAACGGAGAAAATGCACGAAATAGCAGAAGAAGGAGTTGCGGCGCATTGGAAATATAAAGAAAATAAATCAAAATCTAAAGATGAAAAATTTTATGCAAATATAAAGAAATTGATGCAAGGGGATAAGGAAGCATTGGAGTTTGCCAAGGAAGTTACAGGAAATATGTTGAAAAAGACGATATTTATATTTACGCCAAAAGGTGAAGTTGTCGAACTGCCTAGGGACTCAACTGCATTGGATTTTGCATTTCAAATTCATACAAAACTTGGATATAAGACAATTGGCGCAAAAGTAAATGGAAGAATTGTTCCATTGAATCAGAAGCTTAACAATGTTGACAGAGTTGAAATCATAACTTCAAAATATCCTAAAGGACCTGGAAAAGACTGGCTTGAAATGGTAAATAACCATAGTTCACGGTCGAAAATAAGAAAATGGTTTAAGGATAAGGAATTTGAAGAAAAGTCAAAAGAAGGGGAACAAATTTTAGAAAAAGAATTTGAACGGATTGGATTAAAGTTAAAGGATGTTCTGGAAGATGAGCGAGCTTTTTTCTATACAAAAAAATTTAACATCAATGATAATAAAACATTATTTTATCGATTTGCAATCGGAGATTTATCACTCGAGGGCTTTATAAATAAATTTGAGAAAAAAGAAGAAAAGGATCTGGAAACAGTTCTTGAGGAAGAAACAGAAAAAGGAAATAAGCAGAAAAAAAGAAATGGTAATGGAGTAAAAATTTCTGGAACTGAAAATACAATGTACCGTTTTGCAAAATGCTGCAGTCCGCTTCCTGGAGATGAAATTCGGGGCTATGTGACACGTGGACGTGGGATTGCTATTCATCGTGCAGATTGTGACAATTTTATTTTATTAATGGAAAAGGAGCCAGAGAGGGAAGTTGATGTTTACTGGGATGAATCTGCGATTAATGCCAATAGCATATATGAATTTAATTTTACAATAAAAGCAGCAGACAGAAATGGACTTTTACTGGATATTATCCGTATTTTAAATGAACATAAAATAAGCTTGATAAATGTAAATACAAATAATTCCAAGGAAAATGGAAATAAACGTATTTTTATACATTTAAGAATAACGGTTCGAAGCAGGGAAGATTTTGACAAGTTAGCTAAAAATCTGATGTCAATGAAGGAAGTCATTGAAATAATAAAAAAATAA
- the eno gene encoding phosphopyruvate hydratase — MTRIEDIYAREILDSRGNPTVEVEVYLEGGAMGRASVPSGASTGVHEAVELRDGDKSRYLGQGVLQAVENVNKVIAEHLIGFDALDQVAIDKAMIELDGTPNKGKLGANAILGVSLAVAKAAANQLGIPLYRYLGGVNAKELPVPMMNILNGGSHADSAVDVQEFMVQPVGAKTYKEALRMGSEIFHHLGKILKANGDSTNVGNEGGYAPSNINGTEGALDVISQAVEAAGYKLGDDVTFAMDAASSEFATKNDDGSYTYTFKREGGVVRNSDEMVEWYKHLTSKYPIVSIEDGLAEDDWDGFKKLTDAIGKDVQLVGDDLFVTNTQRLADGIEKGIANSILIKVNQIGTLTETLDAIEMAKKAGYTAVVSHRSGETEDDTIADIAVATNAGQIKTGSASRTDRMAKYNQLLRIEDDLAEEAVYEGKKAFYNINIK, encoded by the coding sequence ATGACTAGAATTGAAGATATCTATGCAAGAGAGATACTTGATTCAAGAGGAAATCCAACTGTGGAAGTTGAAGTTTACTTAGAAGGTGGAGCAATGGGAAGAGCTTCTGTACCATCTGGAGCATCAACTGGAGTACACGAAGCAGTTGAATTAAGAGATGGTGACAAATCTAGATATTTAGGACAAGGTGTATTACAAGCAGTGGAAAACGTAAACAAAGTTATTGCTGAACACTTAATCGGATTTGACGCTTTAGACCAAGTAGCTATTGATAAAGCTATGATCGAGTTAGATGGAACACCTAACAAAGGTAAATTAGGAGCTAACGCAATCTTAGGTGTATCACTAGCAGTGGCAAAAGCAGCAGCTAACCAATTAGGTATACCTTTATACAGATATTTAGGTGGAGTAAACGCTAAAGAATTACCAGTACCAATGATGAATATCTTAAATGGTGGGTCACATGCTGATTCAGCAGTTGACGTTCAAGAATTCATGGTGCAACCTGTAGGAGCTAAAACATACAAAGAAGCATTAAGAATGGGTTCTGAAATTTTCCATCACTTAGGAAAAATCTTAAAAGCAAACGGAGATTCTACTAACGTAGGAAACGAAGGTGGATATGCACCATCTAACATTAACGGAACTGAAGGAGCTTTAGATGTAATTTCTCAAGCTGTAGAAGCTGCCGGATACAAATTAGGAGATGATGTTACATTCGCAATGGATGCCGCTTCATCAGAATTTGCTACTAAAAATGACGATGGATCTTATACTTACACATTCAAAAGAGAAGGTGGAGTTGTAAGAAACTCAGACGAAATGGTTGAATGGTACAAACACTTGACTTCTAAATATCCAATCGTATCAATCGAAGATGGATTAGCAGAAGATGACTGGGATGGATTCAAAAAATTAACTGATGCAATTGGAAAAGATGTTCAATTAGTAGGAGATGACTTGTTCGTTACTAACACTCAAAGATTAGCAGACGGAATTGAAAAAGGAATTGCTAACTCAATCTTAATTAAAGTAAACCAAATTGGTACTTTAACAGAAACTTTAGATGCAATTGAAATGGCTAAAAAAGCTGGATATACTGCAGTAGTATCTCACAGATCAGGAGAAACTGAAGATGATACAATTGCTGATATTGCAGTTGCTACAAATGCAGGACAAATCAAAACAGGATCTGCATCAAGAACAGATAGAATGGCTAAATATAACCAATTATTAAGAATCGAAGATGACTTAGCTGAAGAAGCTGTTTACGAAGGTAAAAAAGCATTCTATAACATCAATATTAAATAG
- a CDS encoding adhesion protein FadA, whose amino-acid sequence MKKKLAVLLGVLVLSSISFAAPAGASIDSLNNLESQLEKLQQLEEKKYKEQEALAQDAAQKVEEYTQMLTKIDERLAQIETMKDSSIFSKEFKAKVSEYKALRNQVEKEVAKQQQIVDNFEISKSIK is encoded by the coding sequence ATGAAAAAGAAATTAGCAGTATTATTAGGAGTTTTAGTATTAAGTAGTATTTCATTTGCAGCACCAGCTGGAGCGTCTATTGATAGCTTAAATAACTTAGAAAGTCAATTAGAAAAATTGCAACAACTGGAAGAAAAAAAATATAAAGAACAAGAAGCTTTGGCACAAGATGCGGCTCAAAAAGTAGAAGAATATACTCAAATGTTAACAAAAATAGATGAAAGACTTGCTCAAATTGAAACAATGAAAGATAGCAGTATTTTCTCAAAAGAATTCAAAGCAAAAGTTTCTGAGTACAAAGCTTTAAGAAATCAAGTAGAAAAAGAAGTTGCTAAACAACAACAAATTGTTGATAACTTTGAAATTTCAAAATCTATAAAATAA
- the nadN gene encoding NAD nucleotidase — translation MKKLLLLGLVVSLFSAAGLEAKTVKKGNKRNLINTFELNVAHINDHHSHLEEEKMPLKLNGQTVTATIGGLPRVAQEIKDFRKNNKNTLILHAGDAVTGTLYYTLFEGKADAQLMNAINFDAFTLGNHEFDDGNKFLKSFLDALTIPVISANVVPDKGSILEGKWKPYIIKNIGGQKVGIIGIDVVKKTKESSSPGDDIKFTDEVETAGKYVKELQNQGINKIILLSHAGYEKNVEIGEKVDGIDLIISGDTHYLLGKEFEQFGLVPEKPDYPKKVNSPDGNPVYIAEAWNYSYLLGEMKAKFDKNGVIKELIPTPKVLIGDTFEIKNAEGKVVQLDEKEKVAIINSIKNNKNIKVVKNDTVTEKLLERYQKEKTELGKKSVGKITEEILGGSDNRVPGPHNKDGSFATTLVAESVLHKLRNMGTGNVDFVIGNAGNVRITLNPGNFTYDQAYSLLPFTSNTVFITDITGDEVKQVLEDAIDYVLNGGSTGAFPYGAGIRYEATKEGKLGTRVKKIEVFDFKANKWVPIDAKKSYMLAVNSYIAKGKDGYTTLGKITAQNRGTDTHLSDTKIFIDYLKEKKEVGRPKSTNVIFKY, via the coding sequence ATGAAAAAATTACTTTTATTAGGTTTAGTAGTATCATTATTTTCTGCAGCAGGTTTGGAGGCAAAAACAGTAAAAAAAGGAAATAAAAGAAATTTAATAAATACATTTGAACTAAATGTCGCCCATATTAACGATCACCATTCACATCTGGAAGAAGAAAAAATGCCTTTAAAATTAAATGGTCAGACAGTTACGGCAACTATTGGCGGACTTCCCAGAGTGGCACAGGAAATAAAGGATTTTAGAAAAAATAATAAAAATACTTTAATTCTTCATGCTGGAGATGCAGTAACAGGAACTCTTTATTATACGCTATTTGAAGGAAAAGCCGATGCACAGCTTATGAATGCAATAAATTTTGATGCCTTTACACTCGGAAATCATGAATTTGATGACGGAAATAAATTTTTAAAATCATTTCTGGATGCATTGACTATTCCTGTAATTTCAGCAAATGTTGTGCCTGACAAAGGAAGTATTCTGGAAGGGAAATGGAAACCTTATATTATCAAAAATATCGGTGGGCAGAAAGTTGGAATTATTGGAATTGACGTTGTGAAAAAAACGAAAGAATCTTCCAGTCCTGGAGACGATATAAAATTTACAGATGAAGTTGAAACAGCTGGAAAATATGTGAAAGAATTACAAAATCAGGGAATAAACAAAATAATTCTGCTATCTCATGCGGGATATGAAAAAAATGTTGAAATTGGGGAAAAAGTTGACGGAATTGATTTAATTATATCTGGAGATACGCATTATTTATTAGGAAAAGAATTTGAACAATTTGGACTAGTTCCTGAAAAACCAGATTATCCTAAAAAAGTAAATTCACCTGATGGAAATCCTGTTTATATTGCCGAAGCGTGGAACTATTCATATTTATTGGGAGAAATGAAAGCAAAATTTGATAAGAATGGAGTAATTAAAGAATTGATTCCAACTCCGAAAGTGCTAATTGGAGATACTTTTGAAATAAAAAATGCTGAAGGAAAAGTTGTACAGCTGGATGAAAAAGAAAAAGTGGCAATCATAAATTCAATAAAAAATAACAAAAACATAAAAGTTGTAAAAAATGACACTGTTACAGAAAAACTGCTTGAACGATATCAAAAAGAAAAAACAGAATTAGGGAAAAAGTCGGTTGGTAAAATTACAGAAGAAATTTTAGGAGGATCAGACAACAGAGTTCCAGGACCTCACAACAAAGACGGTTCTTTTGCAACAACACTTGTAGCTGAATCAGTTTTACATAAATTAAGAAATATGGGAACAGGAAACGTTGACTTTGTAATCGGAAATGCAGGAAATGTCAGAATTACACTAAATCCTGGAAATTTTACTTATGATCAAGCCTACTCATTGTTACCATTCACATCAAACACAGTATTCATAACAGATATTACAGGAGATGAAGTAAAACAGGTGTTAGAAGATGCAATTGACTATGTATTAAACGGTGGATCAACAGGAGCATTCCCTTACGGTGCAGGAATCAGATATGAAGCCACAAAAGAAGGAAAACTTGGAACAAGAGTCAAAAAAATAGAAGTATTTGACTTTAAAGCTAACAAATGGGTTCCAATCGATGCTAAAAAATCCTACATGCTAGCCGTAAACTCATACATCGCCAAAGGAAAAGACGGTTACACAACATTAGGAAAAATTACAGCTCAAAACCGTGGAACAGACACTCATTTAAGTGACACAAAAATATTTATTGATTATTTGAAAGAGAAAAAAGAAGTAGGAAGACCAAAATCAACAAATGTAATCTTCAAATATTAA